From Linepithema humile isolate Giens D197 chromosome 8, Lhum_UNIL_v1.0, whole genome shotgun sequence, one genomic window encodes:
- the chp gene encoding chaoptin isoform X1, whose amino-acid sequence MKLFTLVKVAYAMLIITLLLMMWASVVRMHELPVQYPPCFFNPLCTCSKAIPDLGIVACYNVPMPRIPQPINSSKVFMLQLENNGLRFLQPQYFMNTGLYKLQIKHNPLADIPDEAFVGLERSLWELDLSYNQLANVPSKSFRHLQKLRLLELTGNKISRVAPENWRGLENSLQTLRLGRNAIEKLPADAFAGLAYLEVLDLRENNLKEIDPSVFRDGMAHLTHLYLNDNQLTHVPYAQLSQLKRMKILNLSYNRISKMLQAQQEPEIMGVQMSLDVLQLDYNQIETLAPGDFRHFFKVNRTYLSGNPLTVIEEGAFRDSRIRELYLSDCDLLEVNSVNFAGLESSLELLDVSGNNITALPNRLFQEFDFLRTLVFRENRIDTFPPTEVFNGFQYSLYNLDLSGKQNSLISLQDLRQMRNLRFLSISRMPQPTLSPNDFHEFGMDIKELRIIHSNLNAIKNHAFTHVRGIKYLDFSENSISTIDDDAFSEVGHSLLTLRMSHGLSSSISEIPSRPLKSLTNLQYLDFSNNKIRSLPATSFHFLKRIKRIELQDNEIDNIPKGTFQGDIHSTLEEINFAFNQVRGLQTHTFVDLLALMTINLEDNAVEKIERRTFMNMNRLKYINLRGNKIRDITDEAFQNLPDLEFLDLAYNKLNEFDFASFDQVGTLSSFKVNVSHNEISRLWINSTIFASPSVIGGNVQSNIKVLDLSYNNISDIIKYYFKPVEYSLTHLYLSNNQLRNVTQGVFGNMPHLQWLDLRHNDLTEVDFDCFKNTKNLQVLLLSWNDLTDIPAEALRPLKKLRIVDLSHNQLRTLPDNMFIDCNIESLDLSHNQFTRLPIKSMSLTSLASLANLDMSWNILSGIHSTDTIFRLRGLVWLDLSYNRLVRLDDGVFSDLPHLTHLDLSHNKQLILETRGRTFYGLEDTLLYLSLSNISLLSVPELPLRRLQTLYLAHNELASIPAEMSSNLTSLHYLDLSYNDLTVVPLITHTLPELKIFNLADNPITAITNTSFLGVADSLEELDIRRLTLSIFEAGALCKATKLRKLRITTYNGIKNFNFPNILEYNHGLKHLLIDVQNDTDLEKEMRGKLPYKLYNITLTGKILKSIHPEILRGVRNPHLHFGLYNTSVATIPREIFSNAQRVRNVTVEIRNSGTRTLHNPSSGFKPGVPGKRFLMKLRLAGNYLNCDCDIGWIEVWQRKHRQYQEDRCTSYSEFKNFEREEGDEFNCWDNGWDDDIRETFCLNKNNASLSNTLKTELECGWGVASQTVAPSTLALLLFSIMLAFVY is encoded by the exons ATG AAGCTCTTTACTTTGGTGAAGGTCGCCTACGCCATGCTGATAATCACTCTGCTGCTGATGATGTGGGCGTCCGTGGTGCGGATGCACGAGCTGCCGGTCCAATATCCGCCGTGCTTCTTCAATCCGCTCTGCACTTGCTCGAAGGCTATACCGGATCTGGGCATCGTGGCATGCTACAATGTGCCGATGCCGCGAATACCACAACCGATTAACTCGTCCAAAGTGTTCATGCTGCAGCTGGAGAACAATGGACTCAGATTTCTGCAGCCGCAGTACTTCATGAACACAG GTCTCTACAAGCTGCAGATCAAGCATAATCCTCTGGCGGACATTCCAGACGAAGCCTTTGTAGGTCTCGAGAGATCATTATGGGAGCTCGATTTGTCCTATAATCAACTCGCGAATGTACCGAGCAAATCCTTCAGACATCTGCAAAAGTTGCGGCTTCTCGAACTCACAG GCAACAAGATCTCCCGCGTCGCTCCGGAGAATTGGCGCGGCTTGGAAAACTCACTGCAGACTCTACGTCTCGGTCGCAACGCGATCGAAAAGCTGCCGGCCGACGCCTTCGCTGGTCTCGCGTATCTAGAGGTCCTCGATCTGCGGGAGAACAACCTGAAGGAGATCGATCCGTCGGTGTTCAGAGACGGGATGGCCCACTTGACACACCTTTACCTAAATGACAACCAGCTGACGCACGTGCCGTACGCCCAGCTGTCCCAGTTGAAGCGCATGAAGATCCTCAATCTCAGCTACAACAGGATCTCGAAGATGCTGCAGGCTCAACAAGAGCCCGAGATCATGGGCGTGCAGATGTCCTTGGATGTGCTGCAGCTGGACTACAATCAGATCGAGACTCTGGCGCCCGGTGATTTTCGACACTTTTTCAAAGTCAATCGCACGTATCTCAGCGGCAATCCTCTGACGGTGATCGAG GAGGGCGCGTTCAGAGACTCGCGCATTCGCGAGCTGTACTTGAGCGACTGCGATCTGCTGGAGGTCAACTCGGTGAACTTCGCCGGCTTGGAGTCGTCGCTCGAGTTGTTGGACGTCTCGGGTAACAACATAACCGCCCTGCCCAACCGGCTGTTCCAGGAGTTCGACTTCCTGCGTACGCTCGTCTTCCGCGAGAATCGCATCGACACGTTTCCGCCAA CCGAGGTCTTCAACGGCTTCCAGTATTCCTTATACAACTTGGATCTCAGCGGCAAGCAGAACAGCCTGATATCCCTTCAAGATCTACGACAAATGAGAAACCTGCGCTTCCTTTCAATCTCTAGAATGCCGCAGCCGACTTTGTCGCCGAATGACTTTCATGAATTCGGCATGGACATCAAGGAGCTGCGGATAATTCATAGTAATTTGAACGCCATCAAGAATCACGCTTTCACGCACGTTCGCGGAATCAAGTATCTTGATTTCTCCGAAAATTCGATATCGACGATAGACGACGATGCTTTCTCAGAG GTGGGTCATTCTTTATTGACGTTGAGGATGTCTCATGGCTTATCCTCTTCGATTTCCGAAATACCAAGCCGGCCGCTTAAATCGCTGACGAATCTACAATATCTCGACTTCAGTAACAACAAAATTCGTTCCTTGCCCGCCACGTCGTTCCACTTCCTGAAGAGGATCAAGCGCATCGAGCTCCAAGATAACGAAATCGACAATATACCAAAAGGGACCTTTCAG GGCGACATCCATTCCACGCTAGAAGAGATCAATTTTGCATTCAATCAAGTGAGGGGCCTGCAAACCCACACGTTTGTCGATCTGTTAGCTCTGATGACGATCAATCTGGAGGACAACGCCGTCGAGAAAATTGAAAGGCGGACCTTCATGAATATGAACCGACTTAAGTATATCAACTTACGCGGCAACAAGATTAGAGACATCACTGATGAAGCCTTTCaa AATCTGCCAGACCTTGAGTTTCTCGATCTCGCATACAACAAGCTCAATGAATTCGATTTCGCTTCCTTCGATCAAGTGGGCACACTGTCATCATTCAAAGTCAACGTTAGCCACAATGAAATTTCGAGATTGTGGATAAATAGCACTATTTTTGCTTCCCCGTCTGTCA TCGGCGGCAACGTGCAATCGAACATCAAAGTCCTAGATTTGAGCTATAACAATATCTCCGACATCATAAAGTATTACTTCAAACCGGTCGAGTATTCGCTCACTCATCTATACTTGTCGAACAATCAACTGAGGAACGTCACCCAGGGTGTCTTCGGCAACATGCCGCACTTGCAGTGGCTCGACCTGAGACACAATGATTTGACAGAGGTGGACTTTGACTGCTTCAAAAATACGAAGAACCTGCAGGTGTTGCTTCTTTCCTGGAACGACCTTACAGACATCCCGGCAGAGGCTCTGAGGCCCTTGAAGAAGCTGCGCATCGTAGACTTGTCGCATAATCAATTGAGAACACTGCCGGATAATATGTTTATTGATTGCAACATAGAAAGCCTTGATCTCTCGCATAATCAGTTTACAAGACTCCCCATTAAAAGTATGTCGCTAACCTCGCTCGCAAGCTTGGCGAACTTGGACATGTCTTGGAATATCCTATCAGGAATCCATAGTACCGACACGATTTTCAGGCTCAGA ggTCTCGTATGGCTAGATCTGTCGTACAACCGACTTGTTAGACTGGACGACGGTGTATTTTCCGATCTACCGCACTTAACTCATCTCGATCTGAGCCACAACAAGCAACTCATCTTGGAAACTCGCGGAAGAACATTCTACGGTTTAGAGGACACGCTTCTCTATCTCAGTCTGAGCAATATTTCTCTCTTGAGT GTTCCAGAGCTGCCTCTGAGACGACTGCAAACTTTGTACTTGGCGCATAACGAGTTGGCGTCGATACCTGCGGAAATGTCGTCGAATCTGACGTCTCTTCACTATCTAGATTTAAGTTACAACGATTTGACAGTGGTGCCATTGATCACTCACACACTACCGGAATTAAAGATCTTCAATCTGGCGGATAATCCCATCACCGCCATCACGAACACGAGTTTCCTTGGCGTGGCCGACAGTCTTGAGGAGCTGGACATACGAAGACTCACTCTGTCAATCTTTGAG GCGGGTGCGCTATGCAAGGCCACAAAACTCCGCAAGTTGCGCATCACCACGTACAATGGTATCAAGAACTTCAATTTCCCTAACATTCTGGAGTACAATCACGGCCTGAAGCATTTGCTTATTGAT GTTCAGAACGACACTGATTTAGAGAAGGAAATGAGGGGGAAGCTGCCCTACAAGCTGTACAACATCACGTTGACCGGTAAAATTTTGAAGAGCATACATCCGGAGATACTGCGC GGCGTGCGAAATCCTCATCTTCATTTTGGATTATATAACACCAGTGTGGCGACCATTCCGCGGGAGATATTTAGCAATGCGCAGCGAGTGCGAAATGTGACCGTGGAAATTCGCAACAGCGGCACTCGAACACTGCATAATCCGTCGTCTGGCTTTAAACCCGGAGTGCCGGGAAAACGGTTTTTGATGAAGCTCCGATTAGCGGGCAATTACCTCAACTGCGATTGCGATATCGG atGGATCGAAGTATGGCAAAGAAAGCATAGACAGTATCAGGAGGACCGGTGTACCTCTTACAGCGAATTCAAAAACTTTGAACGCGAAGAAGGCGACGAATTTAATTGCTGGGACAACGGCTGGGATGATGACATCCGCGAGACGTTCTGCTTGAACAAGAACAACGCATCATTGTCGAACACATTGAAAACGGAACTGGAATGTGGATGGGGCGTGGCGAGTCAGACTGTTGCACCAAGCACTCTCGCTCTCTTATTGTTCTCGATCATGCTAGCTTTCGTTTATTGA